From a region of the Thioalkalivibrio sp. XN279 genome:
- a CDS encoding c-type cytochrome has product MHKSATVAAIVAAVLLYGPPAPAADPPPKAALCAACHGEAAPSPYAGVPTIHGQPATALENALYDFRATIRPCRKPECSPGQSCPELDFCAIVRDLSDEEIAALAAWYASQPYAPLPQDWNPALAARGQALHAAHCESCHSGGGLSPDNQATILRGQPKSYLHVAIRDFRHDRRIAVAEMDAMIRELSEEDIAALVEFYARPVQ; this is encoded by the coding sequence ATGCACAAGAGCGCAACCGTTGCGGCCATCGTTGCCGCTGTCCTGCTGTATGGCCCGCCGGCCCCGGCGGCCGATCCACCCCCCAAGGCCGCACTTTGCGCCGCGTGTCACGGCGAGGCAGCGCCGAGTCCCTACGCGGGTGTGCCCACCATCCACGGCCAGCCGGCTACGGCGCTGGAAAACGCCCTGTACGATTTCCGGGCGACGATCCGGCCCTGCCGCAAGCCGGAATGCAGCCCGGGGCAGTCGTGTCCTGAACTGGATTTCTGTGCCATCGTCCGCGACTTGTCGGACGAAGAAATTGCCGCCCTTGCGGCGTGGTATGCATCGCAACCTTATGCGCCGCTGCCGCAGGACTGGAATCCCGCACTGGCAGCGCGCGGCCAGGCCCTGCATGCGGCCCACTGCGAGAGCTGTCACAGCGGCGGCGGCCTGAGCCCGGACAACCAGGCCACGATCCTGCGCGGGCAGCCAAAGTCGTACCTGCATGTCGCTATTCGCGACTTCCGGCACGATCGTCGTATCGCAGTGGCGGAGATGGACGCCATGATCCGCGAGCTGTCCGAGGAGGATATCGCGGCCCTGGTGGAGTTCTACGCGCGCCCGGTGCAGTGA
- a CDS encoding peroxiredoxin has product MLKAGDKAPDFTLPDQDGNQVSLHALLGDGPVVLYFYPADFTPGCTKEACSIRDMHDEIAAAGMRVVGVSPQDADSHARFRDKHGLPFTLVADPDKVAVQAYGVDGPLGIGVRRATFLIDPDGVIRDAVLADLRVGRHEEFIRAAVAAGGKSGG; this is encoded by the coding sequence ATGCTGAAAGCCGGCGACAAGGCCCCTGATTTCACCCTGCCCGACCAGGACGGCAACCAAGTGTCTTTGCATGCCCTGCTCGGGGACGGACCCGTGGTGCTTTATTTCTATCCGGCCGATTTCACGCCCGGATGCACCAAGGAAGCCTGCTCCATTCGCGACATGCACGACGAGATCGCCGCGGCGGGGATGCGCGTGGTCGGCGTCAGCCCTCAGGACGCCGACAGCCACGCCCGCTTCCGCGACAAGCACGGCCTCCCCTTCACCCTGGTGGCCGACCCCGACAAGGTGGCGGTGCAGGCCTATGGCGTCGACGGCCCGCTCGGCATCGGCGTGCGCCGTGCCACCTTCCTCATCGACCCGGACGGCGTGATCCGGGACGCGGTCCTCGCGGACCTGCGCGTCGGCCGCCACGAGGAATTCATCCGCGCCGCGGTCGCGGCGGGGGGCAAGTCAGGCGGCTGA
- the chrA gene encoding chromate efflux transporter, which produces MSDAAPPFAAALGAWARIALLSFGGPAAQIAVMHRVLVEEKGWVDERRFLNALNFCMLLPGPEAMQLATYLGWMTHGVRGGLVAGTLFVLPGFISILALSYVYVLLGDTPAVAAMLFGLKAAVLAVVLVALNQLRRRVLRDRARLVLALAAFVAMFFFQLPFPLVILAAAGFGLWQARHLRAPAGPVPGPAQGARTLVTAAIGLAAWLVPLGALALWLGPAHVLSQVGLFFSQVAVVSFGGAYAVLAYVAQHAVETQGWLSPVEMVDGLGLAETTPGPLIQVLQFVAFLAAWRDAAPFGPVLAGLFASIVATWATFVPCFLWVFTGAPWVERLLHQPRVSGAMAGIGAAVVGAVLNLSVWFALHVLFQRLDTLQAGPVRLLLPDPASLDIRALVFALAALVLLAWRGWGLLTVLGLAVAAGVILEVSAA; this is translated from the coding sequence TTGAGTGACGCGGCGCCGCCGTTCGCCGCAGCGCTGGGTGCCTGGGCGCGGATTGCGCTGCTTTCTTTTGGCGGGCCCGCGGCGCAGATCGCCGTGATGCATCGCGTGCTGGTGGAAGAGAAGGGGTGGGTCGACGAGCGCCGCTTCCTTAACGCGCTCAACTTCTGCATGTTGCTGCCGGGGCCGGAGGCCATGCAACTGGCCACTTATCTCGGCTGGATGACCCACGGCGTGCGCGGCGGCCTGGTTGCCGGGACTTTGTTCGTCCTGCCGGGATTCATCTCGATTCTCGCGCTTTCGTATGTCTACGTCCTGCTCGGTGATACGCCGGCTGTCGCAGCCATGCTGTTCGGACTCAAGGCGGCCGTGCTCGCCGTGGTGCTGGTGGCGCTGAACCAGCTGCGCCGGCGCGTGCTGCGTGACCGCGCCAGGCTCGTGCTGGCGCTGGCCGCCTTCGTGGCGATGTTCTTTTTCCAGCTGCCGTTCCCGCTGGTCATCCTGGCGGCCGCGGGCTTCGGGCTGTGGCAGGCGCGACACCTGCGGGCGCCGGCCGGACCGGTCCCCGGTCCCGCGCAAGGGGCGCGGACCCTGGTGACGGCCGCGATCGGGCTGGCGGCCTGGCTGGTGCCCCTCGGCGCCCTGGCCTTGTGGCTCGGGCCGGCGCATGTGCTGAGCCAGGTCGGGCTGTTCTTTAGCCAGGTCGCGGTGGTCAGCTTCGGCGGCGCCTATGCCGTGCTGGCCTACGTGGCACAACACGCTGTGGAGACCCAGGGCTGGCTCAGCCCGGTGGAAATGGTGGACGGGCTCGGGCTGGCGGAGACCACGCCGGGACCGCTGATCCAGGTGCTCCAGTTCGTGGCGTTCCTCGCGGCCTGGCGCGATGCGGCGCCCTTCGGCCCCGTGCTGGCCGGCTTGTTCGCCAGCATCGTCGCGACCTGGGCCACGTTCGTGCCGTGCTTTCTCTGGGTCTTCACGGGCGCTCCATGGGTCGAGCGCTTGTTGCACCAGCCGCGCGTATCCGGCGCCATGGCCGGCATCGGGGCGGCCGTCGTCGGCGCCGTGCTGAACCTGTCGGTGTGGTTCGCCTTGCACGTCCTGTTCCAGCGGCTCGATACGCTGCAGGCTGGGCCGGTGCGCCTGTTGCTCCCGGATCCCGCGAGCCTGGATATAAGGGCGCTGGTATTTGCGCTCGCCGCGCTGGTCCTGCTGGCGTGGCGCGGCTGGGGTCTTCTCACCGTGCTCGGCCTCGCCGTGGCGGCGGGCGTGATCCTCGAGGTGTCAGCCGCCTGA
- a CDS encoding secondary thiamine-phosphate synthase enzyme YjbQ produces the protein MVQQLRFEVATRGRGTLDVTTQVADAVRQSGIATGIAHVFIHHTSASLVITENADPAVHRDLERVLARLAPDGDPAFEHDDEGPDDMPAHVRAMLTCTSVSVPVTSGRLALGTWQGIYLYEHRTAPHRRRITVTVLGS, from the coding sequence GTGGTTCAACAGCTCCGCTTCGAGGTCGCCACCCGCGGGCGCGGCACGCTCGACGTCACCACGCAGGTGGCAGACGCCGTGCGCCAGTCGGGCATCGCGACCGGCATCGCACACGTGTTCATTCACCACACCAGCGCCTCGCTGGTGATCACGGAGAATGCCGACCCAGCCGTGCATCGCGACCTGGAGCGCGTGCTGGCGCGGCTGGCGCCCGACGGCGACCCGGCGTTCGAGCATGACGACGAGGGGCCGGACGACATGCCGGCGCATGTGCGCGCCATGCTCACCTGCACCAGCGTGTCGGTCCCGGTGACCTCGGGGCGCCTGGCGCTCGGCACCTGGCAGGGTATCTACCTGTACGAGCACCGCACAGCGCCGCACCGGCGGCGGATCACGGTCACGGTGCTCGGGAGTTGA
- the hemG gene encoding menaquinone-dependent protoporphyrinogen IX dehydrogenase: MTSVLVLYMSKGGHTARISRHICESIETAGGKADMMGLVEANKEGVDWRRYDVVVLGAPVYYGTYDKSVYDFITAHKTELDRKPNSFFNVSVVARTPEKSTVEGNRYMQKFLEFSPWKPQDLKVIAGKVDYPSWGWLDTLMIQMIMKFTHGPTDRSTVIDYTDWDDVASYGRHLLALAEKAPAQA; encoded by the coding sequence ATGACATCCGTACTGGTGCTCTACATGAGCAAGGGCGGCCACACCGCCCGCATCTCCCGGCACATCTGCGAAAGCATCGAGACGGCCGGCGGCAAGGCCGACATGATGGGGCTCGTCGAGGCGAACAAGGAAGGCGTGGACTGGCGGCGCTACGACGTCGTCGTGCTCGGCGCGCCTGTGTACTACGGCACCTACGACAAGTCGGTGTACGACTTCATCACGGCCCACAAGACCGAGCTCGACCGCAAGCCCAACAGCTTCTTCAACGTATCAGTGGTCGCCCGCACGCCGGAGAAATCCACCGTCGAGGGCAACCGCTACATGCAGAAGTTCCTCGAGTTCTCGCCGTGGAAGCCGCAGGACCTGAAGGTCATCGCCGGCAAGGTCGATTACCCCTCGTGGGGCTGGCTGGACACGCTCATGATCCAGATGATCATGAAGTTCACCCACGGCCCCACCGACCGCAGCACGGTGATCGATTACACCGACTGGGACGACGTGGCGAGCTACGGTCGGCATCTGCTGGCCCTGGCTGAAAAGGCCCCGGCTCAGGCGTAG
- a CDS encoding GNAT family N-acetyltransferase, translating into MDILVRNAEATDWATIAEFNRALAAETEDKDLDWDTLCAGVRRLLEDVGKGRYFIAEVDGRIVGTTMITYEWSDWRDGWIWWIQSVYVHPDFRGCGVFSRLYRHIEALAATDDVRAVRLYVLKSNERARATYLKLGMHESGYTVLEAGAGD; encoded by the coding sequence ATGGACATACTCGTACGCAATGCCGAAGCCACCGACTGGGCGACCATCGCCGAGTTCAACCGGGCCCTGGCGGCCGAGACCGAGGACAAAGACCTCGACTGGGACACCCTGTGTGCCGGGGTGCGCCGCTTGCTCGAGGATGTGGGCAAGGGCCGCTATTTCATCGCCGAGGTGGATGGTCGCATCGTCGGCACCACCATGATCACTTATGAATGGAGCGACTGGCGCGACGGCTGGATCTGGTGGATCCAGAGCGTCTACGTGCATCCCGACTTCCGCGGCTGCGGCGTGTTCTCGCGCCTGTACCGCCACATCGAAGCGCTGGCCGCAACCGACGACGTCCGTGCCGTGCGCCTCTACGTGCTGAAGAGTAATGAACGCGCCCGCGCCACTTACCTGAAACTCGGCATGCACGAGAGCGGTTACACCGTGCTCGAGGCCGGCGCGGGAGACTGA
- a CDS encoding GlxA family transcriptional regulator — protein sequence MQDSSEGTTRQVAMVGFDGFQLLDVTGPLEVFSSASRLLRAQGYRGPEPYRVELLAAAPGLVRSSSGLGIHAARSWRDLDAVDTLLVAGGGGIAEALDDAELVQWIRVQAPRARRYGSVCTGALLLARAGLLEGRRATTHWAAVDELERLEPALRLVRDVVFVRDGRLWTSAGVTAGMDMALAMVGEDWGRKLALEVAQQLVMYISRAGGSAQRGPPLEVQVRALESRFAHLATRVQEQPGAKLSVDTLASWCGMSPRHFARCFRKEMGVTPAQFVEGVRFEAACQALGSTAAPVSKIAALCGFGSSETLRRVFMRRLGVTPGIYRRQRLGADATAA from the coding sequence ATGCAGGATTCATCGGAAGGTACAACCCGCCAGGTCGCCATGGTGGGATTCGATGGCTTTCAGCTGCTCGATGTGACGGGTCCGCTGGAAGTCTTCAGTTCCGCTTCCCGCCTGCTGCGGGCGCAGGGATATCGTGGTCCGGAGCCTTACCGCGTGGAGCTGCTTGCTGCCGCGCCGGGCCTGGTGCGCAGTTCGTCCGGTCTTGGGATTCATGCAGCACGGTCCTGGCGGGACCTGGATGCAGTGGACACCTTGCTCGTGGCCGGCGGCGGCGGGATCGCCGAGGCGCTCGACGACGCTGAGCTGGTGCAGTGGATTCGCGTGCAGGCGCCCCGGGCGCGACGGTACGGCTCGGTATGCACCGGCGCGCTGCTGCTGGCGCGTGCCGGATTGCTCGAAGGGCGTCGCGCAACCACTCACTGGGCGGCCGTCGATGAGCTCGAGCGTCTCGAGCCGGCGCTGCGCCTGGTCCGCGACGTCGTGTTTGTGCGGGACGGACGCCTGTGGACTTCGGCCGGCGTGACTGCGGGCATGGACATGGCGTTGGCGATGGTGGGCGAGGACTGGGGGCGCAAGCTGGCGCTCGAGGTGGCACAGCAGCTGGTGATGTATATCAGTCGAGCGGGCGGGTCGGCGCAGCGCGGGCCGCCACTCGAGGTGCAGGTCCGGGCGCTGGAGAGCCGCTTCGCCCACCTGGCCACGCGGGTCCAGGAGCAGCCCGGAGCGAAATTGTCGGTGGACACGCTGGCGTCCTGGTGCGGGATGAGCCCGCGGCACTTCGCCCGTTGCTTCCGCAAAGAGATGGGCGTTACGCCGGCACAGTTTGTCGAAGGCGTCCGCTTCGAGGCGGCCTGCCAGGCGCTGGGTTCCACCGCTGCTCCAGTGAGCAAAATCGCTGCGCTGTGCGGCTTCGGCAGCTCCGAAACGCTGCGGCGCGTCTTCATGCGCCGGCTTGGCGTCACCCCTGGCATTTACCGGCGCCAACGCCTGGGCGCGGACGCCACTGCGGCCTGA